The following coding sequences lie in one Phragmites australis chromosome 8, lpPhrAust1.1, whole genome shotgun sequence genomic window:
- the LOC133926347 gene encoding heparanase-like protein 3, with the protein MAAAGLRLLGGLWFSATLLRLGAAAGQPAVAAVDGRRAVAATGEDFVCATLDWWPPDKCDYGTCAWGRASLLNLDLSSKVLLNAVRAFSPLKLRLGGSLQDKVVYGTDDLGRPCTPFVKNTSEMHGFTQGCLPLRRWDELNAFFQKSGAKIVFGLNALNGRVPLPDGSLGGPWDYTNAASLIRYTANKGYQIHGWELGNELSGSGVGARIGADQYAADVIALKSVVDNIYRSSPSKPLVLAPGGFFDAAWFNELIAKTKPNLLNVITHHIYNLGPGVDSHLIQKILNPSYLDGMESTFSNLQGILKSSGTSTVAWVGEAGGAYNSGHHLVTDSFVFSFWFLDQLGMSAKYDTKSYCRQSLIGGNYGLLNTTTFQPNPDYYSALLWHRLMGTKVLATTVSSTNMIRAYTHCARDSPGITLLLINLSGNTTIQVSVTSEDAAHKHGIKKHGRKTRHVHVPGSAGSAEAAGAMRDEYHLTPKDGNLQSQVMLLNGRALATDADGHIPRFEAAKVDAAQPITVAPYSIVFSHILHFSAPACSYE; encoded by the exons ATGGCCGCGGCCGGGCTGCGCCTTCTTGGAGGCCTCTGGTTCTCGGCGACGCTAttgcggctgggcgcggcggcggggcaGCCGGCGGTGGCCGCAGTGGACGGGCGGCGCGCCGTCGCGGCGACGGGGGAGGACTTCGTGTGCGCGACACTGGACTGGTGGCCGCCGGACAAGTGCGACTACGGCACCTGCGCATGGGGCCGCGCCTCCCTGCTCAACCTG GATCTCTCCAGCAAGGTCTTGCTCAATGCCGTCAGAG CGTTCTCGCCGCTGAAGCTCCGGCTGGGAGGCTCGCTGCAGGACAAGGTGGTGTACGGCACCGACGACCTCGGGCGACCGTGCACGCCGTTCGTCAAGAACACGTCGGAGATGCACGGCTTCACGCAGGGCTGTCTGCCCCTGCGCAGATGGGACGAGCTCAACGCCTTCTTCCAGAAATCGGG AGCAAAGATTGTGTTCGGGCTGAATGCGCTGAACGGCCGGGTTCCGCTGCCCGATGGATCTCTAGGAGGGCCATGGGATTACACCAATGCAGCATCACTGATTCGGTATACTGCAAACAAGGGCTACCAAATTCATGGATGGGAGCTTG GAAATGAACTTAGTGGCAGTGGAGTTGGAGCTCGAATTGGGGCTGACCAATATGCTGCAGATGTGATCGCCCTAAAATCAGTAGTCGACAATATATACCGAAGCAGTCCATCAAAGCCACTGGTTCTTGCTCCTGGAGGCTTCTTTGATGCAGCCTGGTTTAACGAGCTTATCGCCAAAACCAAGCCAAATCTACTGAATGTGATCACCCACCACATCTACAATCTAGGACCAG GAGTGGACTCACATCTCATTCAAAAGATCCTCAATCCATCTTATCTCGATGGAATGGAAAGCACATTCAGCAATCTTCAGGGGATACTGAAATCCTCAGGGACCTCAACTGTCGCATGGGTTGGCGAGGCTGGAGGGGCTTACAACAGTGGCCACCACCTCGTCACTGATTCATTTGTGTTCAGCTTCTG gTTCTTGGATCAGCTTGGGATGTCAGCAAAGTATGACACTAAGAGCTACTGCAGACAAAGTCTTATTGGTGGGAACTACGGCCTGCTAAACACAACAACGTTCCAACCAAATCCTGACTATTACAG CGCTCTACTGTGGCATCGCCTCATGGGAACCAAAGTTCTTGCGACAACAGTCAGCAGCACGAACATGATTCGCGCCTACACACACTGCGCAAGAGATTCT CCAGGAATAACTCTACTGCTGATCAACCTCAGCGGCAACACCACAATCCAAGTGTCGGTAACAAGCGAAGACGCCGCGCATAAACACGGCATAAAGAAGCATGGCAGAAAGACCAGGCATGTACATGTTCCTGGTTCTGCTGGTTCTGCTGAGGCAGCTGGTGCCATGAGAGATGAATACCATCTCACCCCCAAGGATGGCAACTTGCAAAGCCAGGTCATGCTGCTGAATGGAAGGGCCTTGGCCACTGATGCAGACGGGCACATCCCCAGATTTGAAGCTGCCAAAGTGGATGCAGCACAGCCCATAACTGTGGCTCCATACTCCATTGTGTTCTCTCACATCCTCCATTTCTCTGCCCCTGCCTGTAGTTACGAGTAG
- the LOC133927537 gene encoding cyclin-B1-2-like: VASGGSVRRAVSESHDSLRFGLDGSVKAGLAPAHQLQATLLSEARFWKERKKLGADAVYGSAFNIRKDLDAQIISRFQRPHGAWPSSVLGYEALTGFMDDFRFEDYLNGTEL, encoded by the exons GTTGCGAGCGGCGGCAGCGTGAGGAGGGCGGTCAGCGAGAGCCACGACTCGCTCCGTTTTGGCCTCGACGGCAGCGTCAAGGCCGGCCTCGCGCCCGCGCACCAGCTCCAGGCCACCCTCCTCTCG GAGGCCAGGTTctggaaggagaggaagaagttGGGCGCGGACGCCGTTTACGGCTCCGCGTTCAACATCAGGAAGGACCTCGATGCGCAGATCATCTCCAG GTTCCAAAGGCCCCATGGCGCATGGCCATCATCCGTGCTAGGGTATGAGGCGTTGACAGGCTTCATGGATGATTTTAGATTTGAGGATTACTTGAATG GTACTGAATTATGA
- the LOC133925780 gene encoding uncharacterized protein LOC133925780, with translation MFENQARAERYNTSKSLFACRLTEGSPVSPHVIKMIGYIESLEKLGFPLSPELATDVILQSLPASFEPFILNFHMNSMEKSMAELHGMLKTAEESIKKSSSHVMMVQKDSKKRKRKDKAKTSDEISSSKPKPVGKPKAGPAASDSCHHCHKTGHWRRNCKLYLEELKKKKGSKTSSSGTEKD, from the exons atgtttgagaaccaagctcgggccgagaggtacaacacctcaaagtccttgtttgcgtgcaggttaacagaaggcagtccagtcagtcctcatgtgatcaaaatgattggttacattgaaagcctggaaaaacttggttttccccttagccctgagttggctacggatgtaattctccagtcgctccctgcgagcttcgagccgttcattttgaactttcatatgaacagcatggagaaaagcatggctgaattgcatgggatgctaaaaactgctgaggaaagcattaagaagagctctagtcatgtgatgatggttcaaaaggatagcaagaagagaaagcgcaaggacaaggctaaaacttcggatgagatctcgagttctaagcctaaacctgttggaaagcccaaggctggccctgccgcttctgactcttgccaccactgccataagactggtcattggcggaggaactgcaaattgtacttggaagaactcaaaaagaagaagggaagtaagacttcatcttcag ggactgaaaaggactag